From Salvelinus sp. IW2-2015 linkage group LG18, ASM291031v2, whole genome shotgun sequence, a single genomic window includes:
- the LOC111977499 gene encoding long-chain fatty acid transport protein 2: MYVLLYTILAGLAILPLVLYLRNPYFTQDLRYTVTCILLGLRINRIKRSKPFYSMLDCFLDKVKKHPNKQFIVFEKSSYTYRDVDKQSNKLARALSQHASVKEGDTVALLMGNEPMYVFIWLALAKLGCTAALLNYNIRSKSLLHCFTCCGTNVLLAASELRGAVEE; the protein is encoded by the exons ATGTACGTGTTATTATATACCATATTGGCAGGATTGGCTATACTGCCACTTGTCCTTTATCTCAGAAATCCTTACTTTACGCAGGACCTGCGCTACACAGTGACTTGCATCTTACTCGGGTTACGAATTAACAGAATCAAGAGGAGCAAACCGTTCTACAGCATGCTGGACTGTTTTCTCGATAAGGTCAAAAAACACCCCAACAAACAGTTTATTGTATTCGAGAAGAGTTCGTATACATACCGGGATGTTGACAAGCAGAGCAACAAGTTGGCCCGGGCGCTCTCACAGCACGCCAGCGTGAAGGAAGGGGACACTGTCGCCCTCTTGATGGGTAACGAGCCCATGTATGTGTTTATCTGGCTGGCCCTGGCTAAACTTGGATGTACAGCCGCTCTGCTCAACTACAACATCAGGTCCAAGTCCTTATTGCACTGTTTCACCTGCTGCGGAACCAACGTGCTCCTGGCTGCTTCAG agTTGCGTGGAGCGGTAGAGGAG